A genomic window from Triticum urartu cultivar G1812 chromosome 7, Tu2.1, whole genome shotgun sequence includes:
- the LOC125519334 gene encoding uncharacterized protein LOC125519334, translated as MVSLPFPPYRLSCAHAGCRFPAAYINPAGAHLRPISLTRTDTATLLLILHCYCQFPSLGSRATSLSPAKMSTVTRAHLDQRLAAAKRCSREAAMAGAKAAAVATVAAAVPTLASVRMLPWAKANLNPTGQALIISTVAGMAYFIVADKTILSMARKHSFQDAPEHLKNTSFH; from the exons ATGGTCTCGCTTCCCTTTCCACCGTATCGTCTTTCTTGCGCGCACGCCGGTTGCCGGTTTCCTGCAGCCTATATAAATCCGGCGGGAGCACATCTCCGACCCATCTCACTCACTCGCACTGACACAGCCACACTGCTGCTGATACTTCACTGCTACTGCCAGTTCCCTTCCCTCGGATCTCGTGCCACCAGTCTCTCGCCGGCGAAGATGTCTACGGTGACCCGCGCCCACCTCGACCAGAGGCTCGCCGCCGCCAAACGCTGCTCCAGAG AGGCAGCCATGGCGGGAGCCAAGGCCGCGGCCGtcgccaccgtcgccgccgcaGTCCCCACC CTGGCTAGCGTGAGGATGCTGCCATGGGCCAAGGCGAACCTGAACCCCACCGGGCAGGCCCTCATCATCTCCACCGTCGCCGGGATGGCCTACTTCATCGTCGCCGACAAGACCATCCTCTCCATGGCCAGGAAGCACTCCTTCCAGGACGCGCCGGAGCACCTCAAGAACACCTCCTTCCACTAG